From Gammaproteobacteria bacterium, one genomic window encodes:
- the ftsL gene encoding cell division protein FtsL, with protein sequence MKALHPALLPWLLGLAIFLTAVLIVWSRHEARRLFVEMQQLERDRDALNEQWGRLQLERSTWADHGRIERLARTRIGMGLPREEVLVILRGGPEAAPGRRAGAGD encoded by the coding sequence ATGAAGGCGCTGCATCCGGCTCTGCTGCCCTGGCTGCTGGGTCTGGCGATCTTCCTGACCGCCGTCTTGATCGTCTGGTCGCGGCACGAGGCGCGGCGCCTGTTCGTCGAGATGCAGCAGTTGGAGCGCGACCGGGACGCGCTGAACGAACAATGGGGCCGGTTGCAGTTGGAGCGCAGCACCTGGGCCGATCACGGCCGCATCGAACGGTTGGCGCGCACCCGGATCGGCATGGGCCTGCCGCGGGAGGAAGTCCTGGTGATCCTGCGGGGAGGCCCCGAGGCGGCGCCCGGACGCCGCGCCGGAGCAGGGGACTGA